A window of Leptolyngbyaceae cyanobacterium contains these coding sequences:
- a CDS encoding response regulator gives MKQFNPQDFLILVVDDIIQNLQVIGEMLEKVGYDTTFATSGQQALERIPNAIPDLILLDLMMPGMSGLEVCQKLKANPHFREIPIVFLTASNEKEHLLQAFKEGAADYITKPFQPEEVLARIEVRLFNQNLKKQLEQQNQQLRESEQRFRSAFDTAAVAMCLVSLEGQFLQVNPTMCQVFGYSESEILLKNIQSITHPDDFDEDLIYLQKLIQGDILYFRREKRYIHKNGSIIWGLISVSILRDNQNQPLYLIGQIQDITELKKAEQELRKAKETAEAANRAKSLFLANMSHELRTPLNAIIGFSQLLSYDANLSVQQKENITIINRSGEHLLSLINDVLDLSKIEAGRIVIEETDFDLVEMISELKEMFRLKAQEKGLQLEFILDPELPNFVKSDRLKLRQILINLLGNAVKFTYKGNIIMQVKKKAIAITDRIGNKADAPDFPVDYLPSIINFAIQDTGVGIDPEDLEHLFNPFVQTKAGIASHQGTGLGLAISRKYVELLGGDITVNSQVGQGTTFYFDVKVTPVAGTSIKPQQKTSRVLAIAPNQPAYRILIVDDKFTNRQLLNKLLIPVGFEVREASNGEEAIRVWEEFDPHLIWMDMRMPVMDGYQATQKIKSTLKGQATAIIALTASAFEEQKAIILSAGCDDIVYKPFQESVIFDKLTEHLGVRFIYEENSHTDLSESKKVLDISGLQAMPSYWLFELEQAALEVDEERLCTLLKQIPSEQKNLINALQFYIDNFEYHKILEALEVMLKDRV, from the coding sequence ATGAAACAGTTTAACCCGCAGGACTTCCTGATTTTAGTAGTAGACGACATTATCCAAAATCTGCAAGTAATTGGAGAAATGCTGGAAAAAGTCGGCTACGATACAACCTTTGCAACCAGCGGTCAGCAAGCTTTAGAACGTATCCCAAATGCTATACCGGATTTAATTTTACTCGACTTGATGATGCCGGGAATGAGCGGGCTAGAAGTCTGCCAAAAACTGAAAGCCAATCCTCATTTTCGGGAAATCCCAATTGTTTTCTTAACAGCTAGTAATGAAAAAGAACATCTTTTACAAGCTTTTAAAGAAGGAGCAGCCGACTACATTACTAAACCATTTCAGCCAGAAGAAGTGCTAGCCAGAATTGAGGTGAGGTTGTTTAATCAAAATCTGAAAAAACAACTAGAACAACAAAATCAGCAACTACGAGAAAGCGAACAACGTTTTCGCAGCGCTTTTGACACTGCAGCGGTGGCAATGTGTTTAGTTTCTTTAGAAGGTCAATTTTTACAAGTCAATCCGACTATGTGCCAAGTTTTTGGCTATTCGGAATCGGAAATCCTGTTAAAAAATATTCAGTCAATCACCCACCCCGATGACTTTGATGAAGATTTAATTTATTTGCAAAAATTAATCCAAGGCGATATTCTCTATTTTCGCAGAGAAAAGCGGTACATTCACAAAAATGGCAGTATTATTTGGGGATTAATCAGCGTTTCCATCTTGAGAGACAATCAAAATCAACCTCTTTACTTGATCGGTCAAATTCAAGATATCACGGAACTGAAAAAAGCCGAACAAGAATTGCGGAAAGCCAAAGAAACCGCTGAAGCTGCTAACCGAGCTAAAAGCCTTTTTTTAGCTAATATGAGTCACGAATTACGCACGCCTTTAAATGCAATTATAGGGTTTTCTCAACTACTCAGTTACGATGCTAATTTGTCCGTGCAGCAAAAAGAAAATATTACTATTATTAACCGCAGCGGCGAACATCTACTCAGTTTAATTAATGATGTTTTAGATTTGTCTAAAATTGAAGCTGGTAGAATAGTTATAGAAGAAACAGATTTCGACTTAGTAGAAATGATATCGGAACTCAAAGAAATGTTTCGATTAAAAGCCCAAGAGAAAGGCTTACAATTAGAATTTATCCTCGATCCGGAACTACCTAATTTTGTTAAAAGCGATCGACTCAAATTGCGTCAAATATTAATTAATTTATTGGGAAATGCTGTTAAATTCACTTACAAAGGAAATATAATTATGCAGGTAAAAAAGAAAGCAATAGCAATTACCGATCGAATAGGAAATAAAGCAGATGCCCCTGACTTTCCAGTAGATTATTTGCCATCTATAATTAATTTTGCTATTCAAGATACCGGAGTAGGAATAGACCCGGAAGATTTAGAACATTTATTCAATCCTTTCGTCCAAACTAAAGCGGGGATTGCTTCTCATCAAGGAACTGGTTTGGGATTAGCAATCAGCCGCAAATACGTCGAGCTTTTAGGCGGAGATATTACGGTAAATTCTCAAGTCGGACAAGGCACCACTTTCTATTTTGATGTAAAAGTTACTCCGGTGGCAGGAACTAGCATTAAACCCCAACAAAAAACCAGCCGCGTACTGGCTATCGCTCCCAATCAACCAGCCTATCGTATTTTAATAGTTGATGATAAATTTACTAATCGCCAATTATTGAATAAGTTACTTATTCCAGTTGGTTTTGAAGTGCGAGAAGCAAGTAATGGGGAGGAAGCGATCCGAGTTTGGGAAGAGTTCGACCCCCACTTAATTTGGATGGATATGCGAATGCCAGTGATGGATGGCTATCAAGCTACTCAAAAAATTAAATCTACGTTGAAAGGTCAAGCTACAGCAATTATCGCCCTTACTGCTAGTGCTTTTGAAGAACAAAAAGCAATTATCTTATCGGCAGGTTGCGATGATATTGTCTACAAACCTTTTCAAGAATCGGTGATTTTTGATAAACTTACCGAGCATTTAGGAGTACGTTTTATTTATGAGGAGAATTCTCATACAGATTTAAGCGAATCTAAAAAGGTTCTGGATATATCCGGCTTACAGGCTATGCCAAGCTATTGGTTGTTTGAGTTAGAGCAAGCGGCTTTAGAAGTAGATGAAGAAAGGCTTTGTACTCTACTGAAACAAATTCCTAGCGAACAGAAAAATTTAATTAACGCGCTGCAATTTTATATTGATAACTTTGAATATCATAAGATTCTCGAAGCATTGGAAGTAATGTTGAAAGATCGAGTCTGA
- a CDS encoding ATP-binding protein → MPDENIEFVTSELINLSNCDREAIQAPGHVQPHGVLLVLDERNLQILQASENSEQLLGIAATSLLGKEITTLFEPEQIKFLKAVILQERVEDFNPIKLNTIVHQKTWEFEGLLNRSEGVLILELEPKQSEKETHPISYYHLIKASIAKIASAAIFRESVDILVRELRQITGYDRVMIYRFEPDDSGVVIAEDKKAELEPYLGLHYPASDIPKPARQLYYQNRLRIIVDVNYQPVKIIPAENPVTNAPLDLSHSALRSVSPIHIEYLQNMGVAASLCISLIDEKKLWGLIVCHHGQPKYVDYETRKACEFLGHFMSVELFKKQQKDWEIYQNKVKLFHQKFKILFSNDKEFIEQISQDDANQLLELINARGAAIAFPDQIVTLGNTPDRQIIQDLLNWLHREHREEIFHTDHLCQLYPNAQAYKEQVSGLLAISIFINHTYYQIVWFRPEVIQTVNWGGNPHQPVIIEEGQALRLSPRKSFELWKETVRCKSLPWHKLEIEAALELRNILMVAVLEFSQTALEQAAKRAEAASRAKSEFLANMSHEIRTPMNAILGFCNLLQGVVSDSRQRSYLDAIMVSSKSLLSLINDILDLSKIEAGKLELHYEPLNLQLLIQDIAQIFSQKALEKNLLLLVEIDPNLPTGISFDEVRLRQILFNVVGNALKFTEQGFVKIILQCQTYSIKENNKVWLEISVRDTGIGIASDQQHRIFEAFVQSEGQSTRKYGGTGLGLAITRRLTTMLGGTLLVQSQLSKGSTFTFVFPEVTLTNVETATPQLPQLNENLSQFCPATLLVVDDVESNRHLIQSYFDETQHQLLFANDGLKAIEMAEIYRPDVILLDLRMPKMDGRAAARYLKQNDLTKHIPIIILTASAMGEDLEDLQSLCEGILHKPVSRSQLVCQLTKILPRNQNYSYSSDRHNIVVKDTHLPPTHLENSQTNPYLIEKLRYEEENSWKNLLGTMKKREIQNFAGNLRLIAAEYQCTTLLNYVTTLEMQLAAFDWEHLPKTVEQYPQVWRSLI, encoded by the coding sequence ATGCCAGACGAAAATATTGAATTTGTTACATCCGAATTGATAAATTTAAGCAATTGCGATCGCGAAGCGATTCAAGCTCCCGGCCACGTTCAGCCACATGGAGTACTCCTAGTGCTAGACGAACGAAACTTGCAGATTTTACAAGCAAGTGAAAATAGCGAACAACTTTTGGGAATTGCCGCCACGTCTTTACTTGGCAAAGAAATAACTACCTTATTCGAGCCAGAGCAAATTAAATTTTTAAAAGCCGTTATTTTACAGGAAAGAGTAGAAGATTTTAACCCCATTAAATTAAATACGATAGTTCATCAAAAAACTTGGGAATTTGAAGGCTTACTTAATCGTTCGGAAGGCGTCTTAATTTTAGAATTAGAACCCAAACAATCAGAAAAAGAAACTCATCCCATCAGCTACTATCATCTCATTAAAGCTAGCATTGCCAAAATTGCCAGTGCAGCCATTTTCCGAGAATCAGTAGATATCCTTGTCCGGGAATTGCGGCAAATTACCGGATACGATCGAGTAATGATTTACCGCTTTGAACCCGATGATAGTGGAGTAGTCATTGCCGAAGATAAAAAAGCAGAACTAGAGCCTTATTTAGGATTGCACTATCCAGCTTCCGATATTCCCAAACCAGCCCGTCAGTTATATTATCAAAACAGATTAAGAATTATTGTTGACGTTAACTATCAACCCGTCAAAATCATTCCCGCCGAAAACCCAGTCACTAATGCCCCCTTAGATTTAAGCCATTCCGCGCTAAGAAGCGTTTCTCCCATTCACATCGAATATCTGCAAAATATGGGCGTAGCGGCATCGCTTTGCATTTCCCTCATCGATGAAAAAAAATTATGGGGATTAATTGTTTGCCATCACGGTCAACCCAAATATGTAGATTATGAAACTCGTAAAGCCTGCGAATTCTTAGGCCATTTTATGTCTGTAGAATTATTTAAAAAACAACAAAAAGACTGGGAAATATATCAAAACAAAGTAAAATTATTCCATCAAAAATTTAAGATTTTATTTAGCAATGATAAAGAATTTATCGAACAAATCAGTCAGGATGATGCCAATCAATTACTAGAATTAATTAACGCTCGAGGTGCTGCGATCGCGTTTCCCGACCAAATCGTTACCCTCGGTAACACTCCCGATCGACAAATCATCCAAGACCTACTAAATTGGCTTCATCGGGAGCATCGAGAAGAAATATTTCATACAGACCACTTGTGCCAACTGTACCCGAACGCCCAAGCATATAAAGAACAAGTAAGTGGGTTATTAGCAATTTCTATTTTTATCAATCACACTTACTATCAAATTGTCTGGTTTAGACCAGAAGTAATTCAAACAGTTAATTGGGGAGGAAATCCCCATCAACCAGTCATTATAGAAGAAGGTCAAGCCTTGCGTTTATCTCCGCGCAAATCATTTGAATTATGGAAAGAAACAGTCAGATGCAAATCATTACCTTGGCATAAACTAGAAATAGAAGCAGCTTTAGAACTGAGAAACATCTTAATGGTAGCAGTATTGGAATTTTCCCAAACAGCCCTAGAACAAGCCGCCAAACGCGCCGAAGCCGCCAGTCGTGCCAAAAGCGAATTTCTCGCCAACATGAGTCACGAAATTCGCACCCCCATGAATGCAATTTTGGGCTTTTGCAATTTACTGCAAGGAGTTGTCAGCGATTCCAGACAGCGTTCCTATCTCGACGCCATCATGGTTAGCAGCAAATCGCTCCTATCTCTAATTAACGATATACTCGACTTATCAAAAATTGAAGCGGGAAAATTAGAACTGCACTACGAACCATTAAACTTGCAATTATTGATCCAGGATATCGCCCAAATTTTTTCTCAAAAAGCCCTGGAAAAAAATCTCTTATTACTCGTAGAAATAGACCCCAACCTACCGACGGGAATTAGCTTTGATGAGGTACGCCTGCGGCAAATTTTATTTAACGTTGTGGGGAACGCTCTGAAATTTACCGAACAAGGATTTGTCAAAATCATCCTGCAATGCCAAACTTATTCCATTAAAGAAAACAACAAAGTTTGGTTAGAAATTTCCGTTCGGGATACCGGAATCGGTATTGCATCAGACCAACAACATCGAATATTTGAAGCTTTCGTACAAAGTGAAGGACAAAGTACCCGCAAATATGGCGGTACCGGCTTGGGTTTAGCAATTACCCGCCGACTGACAACCATGCTAGGAGGAACCTTATTAGTACAAAGTCAATTAAGTAAAGGAAGCACCTTTACCTTCGTTTTTCCAGAAGTTACCCTGACTAATGTAGAAACTGCAACCCCTCAACTTCCCCAATTAAATGAAAATTTGAGCCAGTTTTGTCCGGCTACTTTACTAGTAGTAGACGATGTAGAATCTAACCGTCATTTAATTCAAAGTTATTTTGATGAAACCCAACACCAATTGCTGTTTGCTAATGATGGGTTAAAAGCAATTGAAATGGCAGAAATTTATCGCCCGGATGTAATTTTACTCGATTTGCGAATGCCTAAAATGGATGGTCGTGCGGCTGCTCGTTACTTAAAACAAAACGACCTCACTAAACATATCCCAATTATTATTTTGACTGCTTCCGCGATGGGAGAGGATCTCGAAGACTTACAATCTCTATGTGAGGGTATTTTACATAAACCCGTTAGTCGTTCTCAACTGGTCTGCCAGTTGACCAAAATATTGCCGCGTAACCAAAATTACTCATATAGTAGCGATCGTCATAACATTGTTGTAAAAGATACCCATTTACCACCAACACACTTAGAAAATTCCCAAACAAATCCATACTTAATCGAAAAACTGCGTTATGAAGAAGAAAATAGCTGGAAAAACCTGCTAGGAACCATGAAAAAACGAGAAATTCAAAATTTTGCTGGAAATTTACGCCTTATAGCCGCTGAATACCAATGTACAACCTTGCTAAACTACGTAACAACCTTAGAAATGCAACTTGCTGCGTTTGATTGGGAACACTTACCAAAGACAGTAGAACAATATCCCCAAGTGTGGCGAAGTCTCATATGA
- a CDS encoding diguanylate cyclase, with protein sequence MAISTMKQFNPEDFLILVVDDINQNLQVIGEILEKIGYDTTFATSGEQALERVQAAQPDLILLDLMMPGINGLEVCQQLKNNPKFEEVPIIFLTASNEKEHLLAAFDKGAVDYVTKPFNAPELLARVRTHLELKKTREELKAALYEQSRLIEKLEKLATTDPLTGIWNRRYLLSKAEYELDRAIRYQSPFSVLTIDLDKFKQINDLYGHALGDEVLIDVTKNILKLLRKVDCFGRMGGEEFAILLPETDILLAVNVAERIRQQIANLVFNTGDAVLQITACIGVSNYILGNKHETVDAILQRADKALYQAKKQGRDRVIAYESEPH encoded by the coding sequence ATGGCAATCTCTACTATGAAACAGTTTAATCCTGAGGATTTTCTCATCTTAGTCGTAGATGATATCAACCAAAATCTCCAAGTAATTGGCGAAATACTCGAAAAAATTGGCTATGACACCACTTTTGCTACCAGCGGAGAACAAGCTTTAGAACGAGTTCAAGCTGCTCAGCCCGACTTGATTTTACTTGATTTAATGATGCCGGGAATCAATGGTTTAGAAGTTTGTCAACAGTTAAAAAACAACCCGAAATTTGAAGAAGTACCGATTATTTTTCTTACTGCTAGTAATGAAAAAGAACACTTATTAGCAGCTTTTGATAAAGGAGCAGTTGATTATGTTACTAAACCATTTAATGCACCAGAGTTACTGGCGAGAGTACGCACTCACCTAGAACTAAAAAAAACCAGAGAAGAATTAAAAGCCGCTCTTTACGAACAATCCCGATTAATTGAAAAATTAGAAAAATTAGCTACTACCGATCCCTTAACTGGCATTTGGAATCGCCGTTATCTATTAAGTAAAGCCGAATACGAACTCGACCGCGCAATTCGCTATCAATCACCCTTTTCGGTGTTGACAATAGACCTAGATAAGTTTAAACAAATTAATGATTTATACGGTCATGCCTTGGGCGATGAAGTACTGATCGACGTCACTAAAAATATATTAAAATTATTACGTAAAGTAGATTGTTTCGGTAGAATGGGAGGAGAAGAATTTGCCATATTGTTGCCAGAAACCGATATTTTACTAGCAGTTAACGTAGCCGAAAGGATTCGACAGCAAATTGCTAATTTAGTATTTAATACCGGAGATGCAGTCTTACAAATAACAGCTTGTATAGGAGTTTCTAACTATATATTAGGCAATAAACATGAAACAGTTGACGCTATCCTTCAACGCGCCGATAAAGCACTTTATCAAGCTAAAAAACAAGGCCGCGATCGGGTAATTGCTTATGAAAGCGAACCTCACTAA
- a CDS encoding PAS domain S-box protein, whose product MNRKQLMFNDEERDRLLLTKHLSTQQSDVWKIAIVDDDLIVHETTKLALDGFTFDEKPLNILSAYSGQEAKELIANHPDIALVLLDLVMETKEAGLDVVKYIRENLKNQFVRIILRTGQPAEAPEVSIILNYDINDYKTKLELTAPKLITTIVLGLRSYQELQRFKKKSNYEKISSVLVVDDNPYDLQVVRDILPKNKYKIRASLSGKLAICSAKSTPPDLILLDVKLPDIDGFEVCKILKLDPKTQTVPVIFVSASHQTAEKVKAFEAGGVDYVTKPFNPEEIIARIDTHLANQRLRQQWEEQNQLLQKEINIRQSAEENLRKYERIFSMTGDGICLLDRNYTYQLSNPAYLTLIEKTVDEVIGHTVKEVLGVEIFENLLKPRLDRCLNGEEVHDELWVDFPISGKKYIGLTYTPYFAPNNSVSGIIVSVRNLSAIKQTEEALRESQERFEIFMKHTPFAAWIADLQGNMVYANEGYLRSLKLPVEEVVGKNFFELFPAEVARQYLQNNQNVWQTGQVLETVEFAMRKDGSPGNFLVYKFPITDRFQEYLIAGVAIDITERQRIEASLRQSESILRSFFNSGSMMMGIVELYDNDILHISDNIATAQFFGTTTEEMENRFASDMGIESSNLALWISYYREAERRQAPVKFEYYHQTSQGEKWLSATVCPIEISPNGRPRFSYIVEDATNRKQAELALQERETMLRSIGDNLPNGMIYQLVAEADGTYHFSYISAGVKRFVEAGPEAVIRDASLLHQQIVEEDRLRNQELTEESRCNLSIYQIQMRQRTYQGEIRWSDLRSAPRRTPDGRTIWDGIEIDITDIKNTEEALRKSQQELAEAQKIAHLGSWYFDLITQEIFWSEESFRIHGLDPTQSPPTYEQLLAIIHPEDLEKFQQNVQTAIAEGKSYEHEIRIYKPDGSMRYTWGKGQAVCDRTGRVIKLVGTVQDITDRKIADLELRESEEKFRQLAENIREVFFILSETGQILYISPAYEQVWGRSCESLHQNPRDWLESVHPEERPEIAIALTHQISESTDFDRTYRIVRSDGEIRWIRARSFPVPHQQSYRFVGIAEDITHQVLVEEQLRQAKELADAANRAKSEFLANMSHEIRTPMNAILGFCDLLQGMVNETQQNSFLNAIATSGKTLLALINDILDLSKIEAGKLTLQFEPVNLRALIKEIHQIFSLKAREKNIQFLTEIADTVPTGILIDEVRLRQILFNVVGNALKFTERGYVKISAIDHLSSITIIVEDTGIGIALEQQERIFDAFVQSEGQSTRKYGGTGLGLAITKRLTEMLGGKIQLHSELGKGSTFTFIFPNVEVADIPLEPICENSLDNDLNQFQAITILIVDDVRSNLDLMKGYFAESQHKLLFAQNGQEAIAKTEKHHPDLILMDLWMPILNGLAAAEYLKKQPETQNIPILFITASSRPQDEVLLKNLANGFLRKPVSRSELVLELKKILPVKENYSSTNDEPLAAANTNNWICDARVLARLPELRDKLREEQEYSWEQLRQTMKRRDVQAFAQRLREWAVEYQYQPLLNYAQTLEAQLVAFDWESLPKTIEEYPQVWQSLL is encoded by the coding sequence ATGAATAGAAAACAATTGATGTTTAATGATGAAGAGCGCGATCGCTTACTATTGACCAAACATCTTTCTACCCAACAAAGCGACGTTTGGAAAATCGCTATTGTAGACGATGATTTAATTGTTCACGAAACAACTAAATTAGCTTTAGATGGTTTTACATTTGATGAAAAACCTTTAAATATTCTGTCGGCTTACTCCGGTCAAGAAGCCAAGGAACTCATAGCGAATCATCCTGATATTGCTCTCGTTTTGTTAGATTTAGTGATGGAAACTAAGGAGGCAGGTTTAGATGTAGTCAAATATATTAGAGAAAATCTTAAAAACCAATTTGTCCGCATTATTTTACGCACTGGTCAACCAGCAGAAGCGCCAGAAGTCTCGATTATTTTAAACTACGATATTAACGATTATAAAACCAAACTAGAATTAACTGCACCGAAATTAATTACTACTATTGTTTTAGGATTGCGTTCTTATCAAGAGCTTCAGCGTTTCAAAAAAAAATCTAATTATGAAAAAATCAGTAGTGTATTGGTTGTTGACGATAATCCATATGATTTGCAAGTTGTCCGCGATATTTTACCTAAAAATAAATATAAAATTAGAGCTTCTCTCAGTGGAAAATTAGCAATTTGTTCTGCTAAATCTACTCCTCCGGATTTAATTTTATTAGATGTCAAGCTGCCAGACATTGATGGTTTTGAAGTCTGTAAAATATTAAAGTTAGACCCAAAAACACAGACTGTTCCCGTTATTTTTGTGAGTGCTTCCCATCAAACCGCAGAAAAAGTGAAAGCTTTTGAAGCGGGAGGCGTAGATTACGTTACCAAGCCATTTAACCCAGAAGAAATTATAGCCAGAATCGATACTCATCTAGCTAACCAAAGATTGCGGCAACAATGGGAAGAACAGAACCAATTATTACAAAAAGAAATCAATATTCGCCAATCAGCCGAAGAAAATTTACGCAAGTACGAAAGAATTTTTTCGATGACTGGGGATGGGATCTGCTTGCTCGATCGCAACTATACTTATCAGTTATCTAATCCCGCTTACCTAACACTGATAGAGAAAACTGTAGACGAAGTAATCGGTCATACAGTTAAAGAAGTTTTGGGCGTAGAAATATTTGAAAATTTGTTGAAGCCGCGTTTAGATAGATGCCTAAATGGAGAAGAAGTTCACGATGAACTGTGGGTAGATTTTCCGATCTCTGGGAAAAAATATATTGGTTTGACATATACCCCCTATTTCGCTCCTAACAATTCAGTTTCGGGAATTATCGTCAGCGTTCGCAATTTGAGTGCGATCAAACAAACCGAAGAAGCTCTCCGAGAGAGCCAAGAACGGTTCGAGATATTTATGAAACACACTCCTTTTGCTGCTTGGATTGCCGATTTACAAGGTAATATGGTATATGCAAACGAAGGTTACCTGCGTAGCTTAAAACTACCTGTAGAAGAAGTAGTTGGCAAAAACTTTTTTGAATTATTTCCAGCAGAAGTAGCACGGCAATATTTGCAGAATAACCAGAATGTTTGGCAAACCGGGCAAGTTCTGGAAACCGTTGAATTCGCAATGCGAAAAGATGGTTCTCCCGGCAATTTTTTAGTGTATAAATTTCCCATTACCGACCGTTTTCAAGAGTACTTAATTGCGGGAGTAGCGATCGATATTACAGAACGGCAACGAATAGAAGCATCCTTAAGACAAAGCGAATCAATTCTGCGGAGTTTCTTCAATAGTGGTTCGATGATGATGGGTATCGTTGAACTTTACGATAACGATATCCTGCATATTTCCGATAACATCGCTACGGCTCAGTTTTTTGGTACTACAACGGAAGAAATGGAAAATCGTTTTGCTAGCGATATGGGAATTGAAAGCTCGAACCTCGCACTTTGGATAAGTTATTATCGCGAAGCAGAACGCAGGCAAGCACCTGTAAAATTTGAATATTATCACCAAACATCTCAAGGTGAAAAATGGTTATCTGCTACTGTTTGCCCGATCGAAATCAGTCCGAACGGACGACCGAGATTTTCATACATAGTGGAAGATGCCACCAATCGCAAACAAGCAGAATTAGCATTACAAGAACGAGAAACCATGCTGCGTTCTATTGGTGATAATTTGCCTAACGGTATGATTTATCAACTGGTAGCAGAAGCAGATGGAACCTATCATTTTTCCTACATTAGTGCTGGCGTTAAAAGATTTGTCGAAGCTGGCCCAGAAGCAGTAATTCGGGATGCCAGTTTGCTCCATCAACAAATTGTCGAGGAAGACCGTTTACGCAACCAAGAATTGACCGAAGAATCAAGGTGTAACCTCTCGATTTATCAAATACAGATGCGCCAGCGAACTTATCAAGGGGAAATTCGCTGGTCAGACCTTCGTTCTGCTCCTCGACGGACACCAGATGGGCGAACAATTTGGGATGGGATTGAAATTGATATTACAGATATCAAAAATACCGAAGAAGCACTGCGAAAAAGCCAACAAGAACTGGCAGAAGCCCAAAAAATTGCCCATTTAGGAAGCTGGTATTTTGATTTAATTACTCAAGAGATATTCTGGTCTGAGGAAAGTTTCCGAATTCACGGACTCGACCCCACGCAATCACCGCCGACTTACGAACAATTGTTAGCCATAATTCACCCAGAAGATTTAGAAAAATTCCAGCAAAACGTTCAAACTGCGATCGCGGAAGGTAAATCTTACGAACACGAAATTCGCATTTACAAACCGGATGGTTCGATGCGTTATACCTGGGGTAAGGGGCAAGCGGTTTGCGATCGAACGGGACGAGTAATTAAGTTGGTCGGCACCGTACAAGATATTACCGATCGCAAAATCGCCGACCTAGAATTACGAGAAAGTGAAGAAAAATTCCGTCAATTGGCAGAAAATATCCGGGAAGTCTTTTTCATCCTTTCCGAAACCGGGCAAATCCTTTACATTAGCCCCGCTTACGAACAAGTTTGGGGACGCAGTTGTGAAAGTTTGCACCAAAACCCCCGTGATTGGTTGGAATCAGTTCACCCAGAAGAAAGACCAGAAATTGCGATCGCCCTAACGCACCAAATCAGCGAAAGTACGGATTTCGATCGAACATATCGCATTGTGCGATCCGATGGAGAAATTCGCTGGATTCGCGCCCGTTCTTTCCCCGTTCCCCACCAACAATCTTACCGATTTGTGGGAATTGCCGAAGACATTACCCACCAAGTATTAGTGGAAGAACAACTACGCCAAGCCAAAGAATTAGCCGATGCTGCGAACCGAGCGAAAAGTGAATTTTTAGCTAATATGAGCCATGAAATTCGCACTCCCATGAATGCTATTCTCGGTTTTTGCGATTTGTTGCAAGGAATGGTAAACGAAACCCAACAAAATTCTTTCCTCAATGCTATAGCTACTAGTGGCAAAACTCTCCTCGCTTTAATTAACGATATCCTCGACCTTTCTAAAATTGAAGCCGGTAAACTTACCCTTCAATTTGAACCAGTTAATTTACGAGCGTTAATTAAAGAAATTCACCAAATTTTCTCTCTCAAAGCGCGAGAAAAAAATATCCAGTTTTTAACGGAAATAGCAGATACAGTACCAACCGGAATCCTGATCGATGAAGTTCGCTTGCGGCAAATTCTCTTCAATGTAGTTGGTAATGCTTTAAAATTTACCGAACGAGGTTATGTAAAAATATCCGCAATCGACCACCTATCTTCAATCACCATTATTGTGGAAGATACAGGCATCGGTATCGCTTTAGAACAACAAGAACGGATTTTTGATGCCTTCGTTCAAAGTGAAGGACAAAGTACCCGCAAGTATGGTGGTACTGGTTTGGGATTAGCGATTACTAAGCGATTGACTGAAATGTTAGGGGGGAAAATTCAATTACATAGCGAACTTGGTAAAGGCAGTACTTTTACTTTTATATTTCCTAACGTAGAAGTTGCTGATATACCCTTAGAACCAATTTGTGAAAATTCCTTAGACAACGACCTCAATCAGTTTCAAGCTATCACGATTTTGATCGTTGATGATGTACGATCGAATCTCGATTTAATGAAGGGATATTTTGCCGAAAGCCAACACAAACTGCTATTTGCTCAGAACGGACAAGAAGCGATCGCGAAAACCGAAAAACACCATCCAGACTTAATTTTAATGGATTTGTGGATGCCGATCTTAAACGGATTAGCCGCCGCAGAATATCTCAAAAAGCAACCAGAAACCCAAAATATTCCTATCCTATTTATCACTGCTTCTTCTCGCCCTCAAGATGAAGTTTTACTCAAAAATTTGGCAAACGGCTTTCTACGCAAACCCGTCAGTCGCAGCGAATTAGTTTTAGAATTGAAAAAAATCTTGCCAGTTAAAGAAAATTATTCCTCCACTAATGATGAGCCTTTAGCAGCAGCTAATACCAACAACTGGATATGCGACGCCCGAGTTCTCGCCAGATTACCGGAATTACGCGATAAACTCCGCGAGGAACAAGAATACTCCTGGGAACAACTGCGCCAAACTATGAAACGTCGAGACGTGCAAGCTTTCGCTCAACGCTTACGAGAATGGGCGGTAGAATACCAATATCAACCACTATTAAACTACGCTCAAACTTTGGAAGCTCAACTAGTTGCTTTTGACTGGGAAAGCTTACCCAAAACAATAGAAGAATACCCCCAAGTATGGCAATCTCTACTATGA